One window of Methanogenium organophilum genomic DNA carries:
- a CDS encoding methyl-accepting chemotaxis protein gives MSLQLIEDALRRALEGDFTASLDQAAADPEMQELAGLVDNAIGKMKKSVEYQEMLRGVDEFIANYPYPLAIYGADGACLMLNDHYCTLFRDSCDALMKKSFSDFDITILGGDSLFASHDTKKNSETELMVAWDDGSENYLKLFQVPISDGEGDISVVYHIYFDQTEIVKEQKELHKLQKRADAFLLENPQGITMLAADKHRLDLNEEYQRIWRGGYDELMAKKLYDFNINIVGGDDFYASYETKKKAITDMEIDWDNGEKSYLRLFQTPILDDDGEIDVNYYIYQDLTEHHEEMEEIKTLQRRADAFLQQNPQGITVLAADKHRLDLNKEYERIWRGGYEELMAKKLYDFNINIVGGDDFYASYETKRKAITDMEISWENGENSYLRLFQTPILDENGEIDVNYYIYQDLTPERTLSQFLDEEIERQEANLDRLARGDSRGLDLTVGVTNQYTAEAGALFEDMNHHLVAVQKSIKEMVDDFVATMHAMQGGDSTARAHPDQFEGFYMVLMKGLNDILDTIFSPVNESYRVVKAYADKDFSRRFSASMDVKGDFLKLKTAIDNVGVNMGNALSDVKIAVDNVDANMADASRGVEEIAKAMEDVAVSSQQSSEAFRRQLEAVEVVAREISDLSASIEEIASTSQEVKEQADHVSRMGNEASTLGREANDKMNAVEKIAEESVTQIEQLNQKMAEISKIVKLINDISSQTNLLALNAAIEAARAGEHGRGFAVVAGEVRNLAAESKAATDSIEELIEGIQRDSNTTAASMKSAYAEIESSLESVHQAITSLNGIVSGAHEASEGIREIARATDDQANATNRVMEKMEETTTLTKENMSRIDDVAAVTEEVAASTEEVGSGTYEVTRMTEKLRAMVEVFRTE, from the coding sequence ATGTCTTTACAATTAATAGAAGATGCACTGCGGCGTGCGCTGGAAGGGGATTTTACTGCCTCCCTCGATCAGGCTGCAGCAGACCCTGAGATGCAGGAACTGGCAGGGCTCGTGGATAATGCCATCGGAAAGATGAAGAAGTCAGTTGAGTACCAGGAGATGCTCCGGGGAGTGGATGAATTCATTGCAAACTACCCATATCCCTTGGCCATCTATGGTGCAGACGGTGCCTGCCTGATGCTCAATGACCATTACTGTACTTTATTCCGTGATTCCTGTGATGCGTTGATGAAAAAGTCATTTTCAGACTTTGATATCACTATTCTTGGCGGAGATAGTTTGTTTGCCTCTCATGACACCAAGAAGAACTCAGAGACTGAACTGATGGTCGCATGGGATGACGGGAGCGAAAACTACCTCAAGCTCTTCCAGGTACCCATCAGCGATGGTGAGGGCGATATTAGTGTGGTCTATCACATATATTTTGATCAGACCGAGATTGTCAAAGAGCAAAAAGAGCTGCACAAACTGCAGAAGCGTGCGGACGCATTCCTCCTGGAGAACCCGCAGGGTATCACCATGCTTGCGGCAGATAAGCATCGCCTCGACCTGAACGAGGAGTATCAGCGTATCTGGCGGGGCGGGTATGACGAGCTGATGGCGAAGAAACTCTACGACTTTAATATCAACATCGTCGGCGGTGACGATTTCTATGCCTCATACGAGACAAAGAAGAAAGCGATCACCGACATGGAGATCGATTGGGATAACGGGGAAAAATCCTATCTGCGCCTCTTCCAGACACCGATTCTCGATGATGATGGTGAAATTGACGTCAATTATTACATTTATCAGGACCTCACCGAGCACCATGAGGAGATGGAGGAGATTAAAACCCTGCAGAGACGTGCGGATGCATTCCTGCAGCAGAATCCGCAGGGTATCACTGTGCTTGCGGCAGACAAGCACCGCCTTGACCTGAATAAGGAATATGAGCGGATCTGGCGCGGCGGCTATGAAGAGCTGATGGCAAAGAAGCTCTATGACTTCAATATCAATATCGTCGGTGGCGACGACTTCTATGCTTCATACGAAACGAAGAGAAAGGCCATCACCGATATGGAGATATCTTGGGAGAATGGAGAGAATTCATACCTGCGGCTCTTCCAGACGCCGATTCTCGATGAGAACGGTGAAATTGACGTTAACTACTATATCTACCAAGACCTCACCCCGGAACGCACGCTCTCGCAGTTCCTTGATGAGGAGATTGAACGGCAGGAGGCGAATCTCGACCGCCTCGCCCGTGGAGATTCACGTGGACTTGACCTGACCGTCGGGGTGACAAACCAGTATACTGCTGAGGCGGGCGCTCTTTTCGAAGACATGAATCACCATCTTGTAGCCGTACAGAAGTCAATTAAAGAAATGGTCGATGACTTCGTTGCCACCATGCACGCAATGCAGGGTGGAGACAGCACCGCACGGGCACATCCGGACCAGTTCGAAGGTTTTTATATGGTTCTTATGAAAGGGCTCAATGATATCCTGGATACAATATTTTCCCCGGTGAATGAATCGTATCGTGTCGTGAAGGCATATGCAGACAAGGACTTTTCGAGGCGGTTCTCTGCATCTATGGATGTCAAGGGTGATTTCCTCAAACTGAAGACCGCCATCGACAATGTGGGAGTCAATATGGGCAACGCCCTGAGTGATGTGAAAATTGCAGTCGACAACGTTGACGCCAACATGGCGGACGCCTCCCGCGGCGTCGAGGAGATCGCAAAGGCGATGGAGGATGTGGCCGTCTCGAGTCAGCAGTCCTCCGAGGCCTTCCGCCGGCAGCTGGAGGCGGTCGAAGTCGTCGCACGGGAGATTTCAGACCTCTCCGCATCCATCGAGGAAATAGCCTCCACCTCGCAGGAGGTCAAGGAGCAGGCGGATCACGTCTCCCGGATGGGTAACGAGGCCTCCACTCTCGGTCGTGAGGCAAACGACAAGATGAACGCAGTCGAGAAAATCGCCGAGGAGAGTGTCACCCAGATTGAGCAGCTCAACCAGAAGATGGCGGAGATCTCCAAGATCGTGAAACTCATCAATGACATTTCCAGCCAGACGAATCTCCTCGCCCTGAACGCCGCCATCGAGGCCGCACGGGCGGGAGAACACGGCCGTGGGTTTGCGGTCGTCGCAGGCGAGGTACGCAACCTCGCTGCCGAGTCCAAGGCGGCGACGGACTCCATCGAGGAGCTCATCGAGGGCATCCAGCGAGATTCGAACACCACCGCCGCGTCCATGAAGTCCGCCTACGCCGAGATCGAGAGCAGTCTCGAGAGTGTCCACCAGGCGATAACGTCCCTCAATGGGATTGTCTCGGGTGCACATGAGGCCTCCGAAGGTATCCGCGAGATTGCCCGGGCCACCGACGATCAGGCGAACGCCACGAACCGCGTCATGGAGAAGATGGAGGAGACAACCACGCTCACCAAGGAGAATATGTCCCGTATCGACGATGTTGCAGCAGTCACCGAAGAAGTGGCGGCATCGACAGAGGAGGTCGGAAGCGGCACTTACGAAGTAACACGGATGACCGAGAAACTGCGGGCAATGGTCGAAGTCTTCCGTACTGAGTGA
- a CDS encoding chemotaxis protein CheW: MSKLTDVVEFRIANGYYAIDVQIAREIVEMMAITPIPRAPDYITGVINLRGEVTNIINLSRLIGLPESEASDSQKIIVLMPDASQGSNVGIIVDDVNSVMQVEEKDVEALGEGLSSDVTEYVKGIIKVKEDASDAMRLIIWVDMHKVLSQIIA, from the coding sequence ATGTCAAAGCTCACGGATGTCGTGGAATTCAGGATTGCGAACGGGTATTATGCAATCGATGTCCAGATTGCACGGGAGATCGTCGAAATGATGGCGATCACCCCCATTCCCCGGGCACCGGACTATATTACCGGAGTGATCAATCTCAGGGGAGAGGTGACAAACATCATCAATCTCAGCAGGTTGATCGGACTGCCCGAATCGGAAGCATCTGATTCCCAGAAGATCATCGTTCTCATGCCTGACGCATCGCAGGGATCAAATGTCGGCATCATTGTCGATGATGTCAACAGTGTGATGCAGGTGGAGGAAAAGGATGTGGAGGCGCTTGGTGAAGGCCTTTCCAGTGATGTTACCGAGTATGTAAAGGGTATCATCAAGGTGAAAGAGGATGCCTCGGATGCGATGCGTCTGATTATCTGGGTGGATATGCATAAGGTGCTTTCCCAGATTATTGCCTGA
- the msrA gene encoding peptide-methionine (S)-S-oxide reductase MsrA, with amino-acid sequence METNAGTEEMEICQITLAGGCFREIEAGLRKIPGILATVVGYTGGGEENPDYIRVSTGETGHVEAVRIAYDPTVIPLSDILDRFFCLYDPTVKEPETGSEGSQYRSAVFCHTEEDCRTTRAFIHAEEKSGNYCGPIVTEVRTAATFWPAEDCHQQYYEKMANRYRKPLF; translated from the coding sequence ATGGAGACGAATGCTGGCACAGAAGAGATGGAGATCTGCCAGATTACCCTCGCAGGGGGATGTTTCCGGGAGATTGAAGCAGGTCTTCGCAAAATTCCCGGCATCCTTGCGACTGTGGTCGGATATACCGGGGGGGGAGAAGAAAACCCGGACTATATACGGGTCAGCACCGGCGAGACCGGTCATGTGGAGGCGGTCCGTATCGCCTATGACCCTACAGTGATTCCCCTGTCAGACATTCTTGACCGTTTTTTTTGTTTGTATGATCCGACGGTGAAGGAGCCGGAAACCGGGTCCGAGGGGTCCCAGTACCGGTCCGCTGTATTCTGTCACACCGAAGAAGATTGCCGGACAACACGGGCATTCATCCATGCAGAGGAGAAATCCGGGAATTATTGTGGGCCTATAGTGACTGAGGTACGCACTGCCGCTACATTCTGGCCAGCCGAGGACTGCCACCAGCAGTATTACGAGAAGATGGCAAACCGGTATCGCAAACCCCTCTTCTGA
- a CDS encoding histidine kinase dimerization/phosphoacceptor domain -containing protein: MMVKSPVPVLYVADDLRACEGAYHFLQKSGEMSLDFAFSPEEATEMLYRNEYHVVVCEYRLKGTDGLSFLDDLRSQGERVPFIIVGDDTEGVIIEAINRGADFFLNRGENRFQFYVELNLTIKRAARKYEASARERQEEGNRRCHTTIVHSAKGEPDEKDILIQEVHHRVKNNLQLISSILKMHSYRTTDSETREILEDCRNRIASMALIHEYLYRSDNLVSIRMADYVPRIAENLSAQKPYGMEKVEIITHCDPTISLDIDTCIPCGIIINELITNALKYGFVKGEKGEIVIDIDQYRRGFARLRVSESGSATKSSVNLENGETLGMQLVKNLTTQIDGTLSVSDGGPLSISIVFPYTE; encoded by the coding sequence ATGATGGTAAAGAGTCCGGTCCCGGTATTGTATGTCGCAGATGATCTCCGTGCATGCGAAGGAGCCTATCATTTTCTGCAGAAATCCGGGGAGATGTCTCTTGATTTTGCCTTCTCTCCAGAAGAGGCGACGGAGATGCTCTACAGAAATGAATACCATGTTGTTGTCTGTGAATATCGTCTGAAAGGGACAGACGGGCTTTCATTTCTGGATGATCTCCGTTCACAGGGAGAGCGTGTTCCGTTCATAATTGTCGGGGATGACACCGAAGGGGTGATCATTGAGGCCATTAACCGTGGTGCTGATTTCTTTTTGAATCGAGGGGAGAACCGATTTCAGTTCTACGTTGAGCTCAATCTTACAATCAAGAGAGCTGCCAGGAAGTACGAGGCATCTGCCCGTGAGCGACAGGAAGAGGGCAATAGACGATGCCATACGACAATTGTCCATTCCGCAAAGGGGGAACCTGATGAAAAAGACATTCTCATTCAGGAGGTGCATCACCGGGTCAAGAACAATCTCCAGTTGATCTCAAGCATTCTTAAAATGCACAGCTATCGGACAACAGATTCCGAGACACGGGAAATTCTGGAGGACTGCAGAAACCGTATTGCCTCAATGGCCCTCATTCATGAATATCTCTACCGTTCCGATAATCTTGTGAGCATACGGATGGCTGACTATGTGCCCCGCATTGCGGAAAATCTATCCGCACAAAAGCCATATGGCATGGAGAAGGTGGAGATAATCACCCACTGTGACCCCACTATCAGTCTGGATATTGATACCTGTATTCCCTGTGGAATTATCATCAATGAACTCATCACAAATGCTCTGAAATATGGGTTTGTCAAGGGTGAGAAGGGAGAGATTGTCATAGACATTGATCAGTACCGGCGGGGATTTGCACGTCTGCGCGTGTCAGAGAGCGGGTCTGCGACAAAATCGTCTGTTAATCTGGAGAATGGGGAGACACTGGGGATGCAACTGGTGAAAAACCTGACCACACAGATTGACGGAACCCTCTCTGTCTCGGATGGGGGCCCCCTCAGCATCTCAATTGTCTTTCCGTATACTGAATAA
- a CDS encoding Nramp family divalent metal transporter, which translates to MLSGLRRRIPAGIAETLFFIGPGLILAIEASGESGITELLAAGLEYGFSLFWVIGAALIFKFAFTNGIARYTVATGTSIFDGLRTIPGPKNWEVTFISIIYFFEMVGFGGVALFAGSMLAEVVPAAVPAAYAFALLIFTLLVLWKDSYERLEHVVILLSVVMFAGLAVIIFALPFPLAQIAQGCVPSVPDGALIETMALLGVVGSGLNILLYSVWLHEKVGDRHGEKYFSSHMKSVNIDLVLAFLLVGVVALIFMTLGFWGFVAEHLTGASAAAVTESLHASLDKVPGGLHTILFVAVVILAGALISGMDGRARAVSSVVSRVSPTRFEERTLYRMVLLIFAGIITLGILSGETTSLIRTVAAVSSVMFGLLGFMLIYLDRRLPAYARGSPLWLLTVGCGSVLFLAIALMTEQSLVTFGLPLMERVAVVVILLYAFTKTGLFERLVTGRGTLEDRGWMILTFGVLSLYGIYRGILYNGVIVDFADLGPMVAGILGGPVVGGCVGLIAAAFRLTEGGIGAIGSAVSAVFSGIIAAYAARMFRNHLTYWRLILLAIGIEFLHVFVLIPLFSGGWDSLAMWHIIRETYLPMAAANALGLVLFLSILRERGYEMMEHTEYLSLKRRGGRREEEVLSDGAGGDSPVDET; encoded by the coding sequence ATGCTTTCAGGACTCAGGCGCCGTATCCCTGCGGGGATTGCAGAAACACTCTTTTTCATTGGCCCCGGCCTGATCCTCGCGATTGAAGCGTCCGGTGAGAGCGGTATTACAGAACTCCTTGCAGCAGGGCTTGAGTATGGTTTTTCTCTCTTCTGGGTCATTGGAGCAGCACTGATATTCAAGTTTGCATTTACAAACGGTATTGCCCGCTATACGGTTGCAACCGGGACCTCTATCTTTGACGGGTTGCGCACCATTCCCGGACCAAAGAACTGGGAGGTAACGTTTATTTCGATCATTTACTTCTTTGAAATGGTGGGGTTCGGCGGTGTCGCTCTCTTTGCAGGTAGCATGCTTGCAGAAGTCGTCCCGGCAGCGGTGCCTGCGGCATATGCGTTTGCCCTCCTAATTTTTACACTCCTTGTGCTCTGGAAGGATTCCTATGAACGTCTCGAGCATGTGGTCATTCTCCTCTCGGTTGTGATGTTTGCAGGTCTTGCAGTCATTATCTTTGCACTGCCATTTCCTCTGGCACAAATTGCGCAGGGCTGTGTGCCTTCTGTTCCGGATGGCGCCCTCATCGAGACGATGGCCCTCCTCGGTGTCGTGGGGTCCGGCCTGAATATTCTCCTCTACTCGGTGTGGCTGCATGAGAAGGTGGGGGACCGGCACGGTGAGAAGTACTTCTCCTCTCATATGAAGAGTGTAAATATTGACCTAGTCCTCGCGTTCCTGCTGGTTGGGGTTGTTGCCCTAATCTTTATGACTCTTGGGTTCTGGGGGTTTGTGGCGGAGCATTTGACCGGCGCCAGTGCGGCGGCAGTAACAGAGAGTCTTCATGCATCGCTCGATAAGGTGCCCGGCGGACTGCATACCATCCTTTTTGTAGCAGTTGTCATCCTCGCCGGGGCGCTCATATCGGGTATGGACGGGCGTGCGAGGGCGGTCTCTTCGGTGGTCTCACGTGTGTCTCCCACTCGTTTTGAAGAGCGGACACTCTACCGTATGGTGCTTCTAATCTTTGCGGGCATCATCACGCTGGGTATTCTATCGGGTGAGACCACGTCACTTATCCGGACGGTTGCCGCCGTCTCGTCGGTGATGTTTGGCCTTCTCGGGTTCATGCTCATCTATCTTGATCGTCGTCTTCCTGCCTATGCGAGGGGTTCACCTCTCTGGCTCTTAACAGTCGGGTGCGGGAGTGTACTCTTTCTTGCGATAGCCCTCATGACCGAACAGTCCCTCGTCACCTTCGGTCTGCCACTGATGGAGCGGGTGGCGGTTGTCGTAATCCTCCTCTATGCTTTCACCAAGACGGGTCTCTTTGAACGTCTTGTCACCGGCAGGGGGACGCTGGAAGACCGGGGTTGGATGATTCTCACCTTTGGCGTTCTTTCACTTTACGGAATCTACCGTGGGATTCTCTATAACGGGGTCATCGTTGATTTCGCTGACCTCGGGCCAATGGTGGCAGGCATTCTGGGGGGGCCGGTTGTCGGTGGGTGTGTCGGCCTCATTGCTGCAGCATTCCGTCTGACAGAAGGGGGTATCGGTGCGATCGGCAGTGCTGTATCCGCCGTCTTTTCCGGTATAATTGCCGCATACGCCGCCCGGATGTTTCGGAATCATCTCACCTACTGGCGGCTGATTCTTCTGGCCATTGGGATTGAATTTCTGCATGTATTCGTTCTCATCCCGCTCTTTTCCGGTGGATGGGATTCTCTTGCGATGTGGCATATCATCCGCGAGACTTATCTTCCGATGGCTGCTGCAAATGCCCTTGGGCTGGTTCTCTTCCTTTCCATTCTCCGCGAACGTGGTTACGAGATGATGGAGCATACAGAATACCTCTCGCTGAAGCGGCGGGGAGGAAGAAGAGAAGAGGAGGTTTTGTCTGACGGTGCTGGTGGTGACAGTCCGGTGGATGAAACCTGA
- a CDS encoding class I SAM-dependent methyltransferase gives MNAWEQNYQKRGALWQGAATGIPSFPPTTRVLEAGCGNGKTLAALSQNGCHVTGCDIAASALRLARRTARGASLVQADVRSLPFHDHTFNAVVAVHVTGALREADRRRAAAEYARVLLPGGILFFREFSVGDFRCGKGQATEEHTFLRGDGVMTHYFTTDEVEGLFPSEQWKGTVVPERWEMRVRGTRYPREVLSGVFFQRGR, from the coding sequence ATGAACGCATGGGAGCAGAATTACCAAAAGAGAGGCGCTCTCTGGCAGGGAGCGGCCACCGGCATCCCGTCATTCCCTCCCACTACCCGGGTGCTGGAGGCAGGATGTGGCAATGGTAAAACACTCGCCGCCCTCTCCCAAAACGGCTGCCACGTCACCGGTTGCGATATCGCTGCATCGGCCCTCCGGCTTGCACGCCGTACCGCCCGTGGGGCCAGCCTCGTGCAGGCTGATGTCCGTTCCCTTCCGTTTCATGACCACACATTCAACGCAGTCGTTGCCGTCCACGTGACAGGCGCCCTCCGGGAGGCAGACCGCAGGCGGGCGGCAGCAGAGTATGCACGGGTGCTCCTGCCGGGGGGCATCCTTTTCTTTCGCGAATTCTCCGTCGGCGATTTTCGCTGCGGGAAGGGACAGGCTACAGAAGAGCACACCTTTCTTCGCGGCGACGGGGTGATGACACATTACTTCACCACGGACGAAGTGGAGGGGCTCTTCCCCAGCGAACAGTGGAAGGGAACCGTTGTGCCTGAACGCTGGGAGATGCGGGTCCGCGGCACACGATATCCCCGGGAGGTGCTCTCCGGGGTATTTTTCCAGAGGGGAAGATAG
- a CDS encoding 2TM domain-containing protein, with protein MQNEKDFDDRDGNDENSGGLLADPPVRGLVYHAVLYLGVVLVLLAVNLRITPDILWVQWIALLWGILLVWNGWKVFWPGDRHQR; from the coding sequence ATGCAGAACGAGAAGGATTTTGATGACCGGGACGGCAACGACGAAAATTCCGGCGGCCTCCTCGCAGACCCGCCTGTCCGGGGACTGGTGTACCATGCTGTGCTCTACCTTGGGGTGGTGCTTGTGCTCCTTGCAGTGAATCTCAGGATTACCCCGGATATTCTCTGGGTACAGTGGATCGCCCTTCTCTGGGGAATTCTCCTTGTTTGGAATGGTTGGAAGGTTTTTTGGCCCGGTGACAGGCATCAGAGATAA
- a CDS encoding DUF367 family protein — MIPLFAYRDNSCDPRRCSVKKLERRGCVRVFARVDKIPRSSLILDPSAQQALSPADRTPKSITALDCSWEVFEKIQVARWPLRRALPFLVAANPGHFGRPFMLNSVEAFAAALVILGEQEQAEEILSAFSWGIRFLEVNHDPLTEYAAAKDSAEVVEIQSCYL; from the coding sequence ATGATTCCCCTCTTTGCCTACCGCGACAATTCCTGCGATCCACGGCGGTGTTCTGTCAAAAAACTCGAGCGACGCGGATGCGTGCGGGTCTTTGCACGGGTGGATAAAATACCCCGCTCCAGCCTCATTCTCGACCCGTCAGCGCAGCAGGCGCTCTCGCCTGCCGACCGTACGCCAAAATCCATCACTGCTCTCGACTGTTCATGGGAAGTATTTGAAAAGATCCAGGTCGCCCGCTGGCCCCTGCGCCGGGCCCTTCCATTTCTTGTAGCAGCAAACCCCGGTCACTTCGGCCGGCCGTTTATGCTCAACTCGGTTGAGGCGTTTGCAGCGGCCCTTGTTATTCTGGGAGAACAGGAGCAGGCAGAAGAGATCCTCTCGGCCTTCAGCTGGGGCATCCGGTTTCTCGAGGTGAACCATGATCCCCTCACCGAATATGCCGCTGCAAAAGACTCTGCAGAGGTTGTTGAGATTCAGTCCTGTTATCTCTGA
- a CDS encoding nucleoside 2-deoxyribosyltransferase, producing MYVLMCPCIASPSLRAVGITKDADLRAFFRAQERCRAFDIDAVMMPCSETEFLGPDHPPGPYEGRLDSPEFAAVLDRSEKAVREIIRERGAPLCIVGVDSSPVCGVNRWYRTGERHPGRGVFLSRFPEIPALDVYDFARYRVYLAAPLFSEAERAYNRSVVALLREHLFSVHLPQECGDSSAERSAAHTNDIFTENLAALSEADLVVAVIDGADADSGTAWEMGYAYAQGTPVVALRTDFRQVGATEKVNLMLEGAACVTDNVDMLPRILASPRICPPRDDIGAAEI from the coding sequence ATGTATGTACTCATGTGCCCCTGTATTGCATCACCGTCACTCCGTGCGGTAGGCATCACGAAAGATGCTGATCTTCGGGCCTTCTTTCGTGCGCAGGAGCGTTGTCGGGCATTCGACATCGATGCCGTAATGATGCCCTGCTCCGAGACCGAATTCCTGGGCCCGGACCATCCGCCGGGGCCGTATGAAGGTCGGCTCGATTCCCCGGAATTTGCTGCCGTTTTGGACCGTTCGGAAAAGGCAGTGCGGGAGATCATCAGGGAGCGGGGTGCTCCCCTCTGCATCGTGGGGGTGGACTCATCCCCCGTATGTGGGGTGAACCGGTGGTACCGGACTGGAGAGCGCCACCCCGGTAGGGGTGTCTTCCTTTCCCGGTTCCCTGAGATTCCAGCACTGGATGTGTATGACTTCGCCCGGTACCGGGTATATCTCGCAGCACCGCTCTTTTCTGAGGCGGAACGGGCATACAACCGCTCTGTTGTCGCTCTGTTGCGTGAGCATCTCTTTTCGGTGCACCTGCCGCAGGAATGCGGGGACTCTTCGGCTGAACGTTCAGCAGCCCACACAAACGACATCTTCACGGAGAATCTGGCTGCCCTCAGTGAGGCAGATCTGGTGGTCGCTGTAATCGACGGAGCGGACGCAGACTCGGGCACCGCATGGGAAATGGGATATGCCTATGCACAGGGCACACCGGTTGTTGCCCTGCGCACCGATTTCCGGCAGGTTGGTGCCACAGAAAAGGTAAACCTGATGCTTGAGGGAGCCGCCTGTGTGACAGACAACGTGGATATGCTGCCCCGTATTCTTGCCTCCCCGCGTATCTGCCCACCGCGGGATGATATTGGTGCAGCTGAAATCTAA
- a CDS encoding response regulator yields MGQRRILIVEDEAIIAMELRETLEHLGYAVVGNELRGEEALLAAGKLRPDVVLMDIHLKGKMDGIEAADRIGRRYDIPVIYTTAHSDRETLSRAIRSQPYGYIIKPFDERELYSNIEMALHKHRVKSRLEGSPEMVDSALNMLAGAVVITDADGRIERLNLEAERVTGYRLTDVHGLPFFTAFGISVPGRDALMEKLLVSSDYAAGSMLSFPSTIRAGMKSGGYILAHLSTVIIQEKDNARIHKIAFLIEPYTPGTEVESDNLPGPAALVEAMPEPFACVAEDGSVFLYNEAFSSLCERFGSDIHGLIPHLTGALPESFIGGPVLFHEVLASNQMVRREKVVKFSTGSMVYAIQYLPVTEGTDGTPRCVGLYIRDVTGETVALQQCERTLEGTQNTDDAIAGVGELCGALKEAVYAMSWAYEKGPAFRDAAKEQQEEVNRILGSIDLRLIEIEKNRPV; encoded by the coding sequence ATGGGTCAGCGACGGATTCTGATAGTGGAAGATGAAGCGATCATTGCAATGGAGCTCAGGGAGACCCTTGAACATCTGGGATATGCGGTTGTCGGGAATGAACTCCGGGGTGAAGAGGCGCTTCTTGCGGCGGGGAAGCTTCGGCCTGATGTTGTGCTGATGGATATCCACCTGAAAGGAAAGATGGATGGTATTGAGGCAGCTGATCGCATCGGTCGGCGCTATGACATTCCGGTCATTTACACGACCGCCCATTCTGATCGGGAAACGTTGTCACGGGCCATTCGCAGTCAGCCTTACGGCTATATCATAAAACCATTCGATGAGCGGGAGCTTTATTCCAATATAGAGATGGCGCTGCACAAACACCGGGTAAAGAGTCGTCTTGAGGGGAGTCCCGAAATGGTTGATTCTGCCCTGAATATGCTCGCAGGAGCGGTTGTGATAACTGACGCAGACGGTCGTATCGAGCGTCTCAATCTGGAGGCCGAACGGGTGACCGGATACCGACTCACAGATGTTCACGGTCTTCCTTTTTTTACTGCCTTTGGGATATCGGTGCCCGGTCGTGATGCTCTAATGGAGAAACTACTGGTCTCTTCGGACTATGCCGCAGGCTCCATGCTCTCGTTTCCATCAACGATACGGGCCGGCATGAAATCCGGTGGATATATCCTTGCTCATCTGAGCACAGTCATAATACAGGAGAAGGATAATGCGCGGATTCACAAGATTGCTTTTCTTATCGAACCCTATACTCCCGGCACAGAGGTCGAATCTGATAATTTGCCCGGTCCTGCTGCCCTTGTGGAGGCGATGCCCGAGCCCTTTGCCTGTGTAGCAGAAGATGGGTCTGTCTTTCTGTATAATGAAGCGTTCTCATCGCTTTGTGAGCGATTTGGGAGTGATATTCACGGGTTGATCCCTCATCTGACTGGGGCACTGCCGGAGTCGTTTATCGGGGGGCCGGTCCTTTTTCATGAGGTGTTGGCGAGCAATCAGATGGTAAGGCGGGAAAAAGTGGTAAAATTCTCGACCGGCAGTATGGTCTATGCCATTCAATATCTCCCGGTAACCGAAGGAACTGACGGAACGCCGCGGTGTGTGGGACTGTATATCCGCGATGTCACAGGAGAGACCGTTGCGCTACAGCAGTGCGAGAGAACGCTGGAAGGGACCCAAAACACTGATGACGCAATTGCGGGGGTGGGGGAACTCTGTGGAGCACTCAAGGAAGCGGTTTATGCGATGTCATGGGCATATGAGAAGGGACCTGCCTTTCGCGATGCAGCAAAAGAACAGCAAGAGGAAGTGAACCGAATTCTTGGTTCGATTGACCTCAGGCTGATTGAGATTGAAAAGAATCGTCCTGTCTGA